A genomic segment from Luteolibacter ambystomatis encodes:
- a CDS encoding competence/damage-inducible protein A, protein MRIEVINTGTELTLGNTLNTHGAWFGRELFKLGLRIERQTTVPDGEAIREALSESVSRADAVIVTGGLGPTSDDLTREITAGVLGIELMTDEAAIRSLEAFFAARNKAMADSNRKQALVPVGADVLPNPNGTAPGVYVPPRLNGKGNAAVFLLPGPPRELHPMFREEVVPRLRALAGVEAAAGALELKFTGVGESDFNQAIDARLAMVPGLEYGYCAHIGEVDLRLIGDETAREAGRKIALDEFDKFLISDDGTSLPEAVLKLCRARGWKLATAESCTGGLIASRITDVAGSSDIFTHGFVTYANEAKRDVLGVPEELLKLHGAVSEPVARAMAEGALRVSGADVAVAVTGIAGPGGGSEDKPVGTVWLAWAVKGGHTIALRQIHLRNRKDFKLGVSQAALDGVRKLAL, encoded by the coding sequence GTGCGCATTGAAGTCATCAACACCGGCACCGAGCTGACGCTCGGCAACACGCTCAATACCCACGGTGCATGGTTCGGCCGGGAACTTTTCAAGCTGGGCTTGCGGATCGAGCGTCAAACCACCGTGCCGGATGGCGAGGCGATTCGTGAGGCGTTGTCGGAATCCGTTTCGCGTGCGGATGCGGTCATCGTCACCGGCGGCCTCGGCCCCACCAGCGATGATCTGACGCGCGAGATCACCGCCGGGGTGCTGGGGATCGAACTGATGACCGATGAGGCGGCGATCCGGTCGCTGGAGGCGTTTTTCGCGGCACGGAACAAGGCGATGGCGGACTCGAACCGCAAGCAGGCGCTGGTGCCGGTGGGCGCGGATGTGCTGCCGAATCCGAATGGCACCGCGCCCGGCGTGTATGTGCCGCCGCGCTTGAATGGGAAGGGGAATGCCGCGGTGTTCCTGCTGCCCGGCCCACCGCGCGAACTGCATCCGATGTTCCGTGAGGAAGTGGTGCCGCGCCTGCGTGCATTGGCCGGAGTGGAAGCCGCAGCGGGTGCGCTGGAGTTGAAATTCACCGGAGTCGGCGAAAGCGATTTCAACCAGGCGATCGATGCCCGCCTCGCCATGGTGCCGGGCTTGGAATACGGCTACTGCGCGCATATCGGCGAGGTGGACCTGCGCTTGATCGGGGATGAAACGGCGCGTGAGGCCGGGAGGAAGATCGCGCTGGATGAGTTCGACAAGTTTTTGATCAGCGATGATGGCACGTCGTTGCCGGAGGCCGTTTTGAAGCTGTGCCGCGCACGTGGTTGGAAGTTGGCCACGGCGGAGAGTTGTACCGGCGGCCTCATCGCCAGCCGCATCACGGACGTGGCGGGATCGAGCGATATTTTCACGCACGGTTTCGTGACCTACGCCAATGAGGCGAAGCGGGATGTGCTCGGTGTGCCGGAGGAGCTGCTGAAACTCCACGGCGCGGTCAGTGAACCGGTGGCTCGGGCGATGGCGGAAGGGGCGTTGCGTGTCAGCGGCGCGGATGTGGCCGTGGCGGTCACCGGGATCGCCGGACCGGGCGGTGGCAGCGAGGACAAGCCGGTGGGCACCGTCTGGCTGGCTTGGGCGGTCAAGGGGGGGCACACGATCGCGCTCCGCCAGATCCACTTGCGGAACCGCAAGGACTTCAAGCTCGGCGTGAGCCAGGCCGCGCTCGACGGAGTGCGGAAGCTGGCACTGTGA
- a CDS encoding thymidylate synthase, whose protein sequence is MRQYLDLLRDVLENGESRSDRTGTGTLSIFGHQKRYDLRQGFPCLTTKKLHLRSIIHELLWFLKGDTNISYLKENGVTIWDEWADEDGDLGPVYGQQWRAWQAGDGRTIDQIHLLIDGLIGNPHSRRHIVSAWNVGEIHRMALPPCHLLFQFYVHEATEEGGKKGLSCQLYQRSADLFLGVPFNIASYALLTMMIAQVCGYEARDFVHTFGDLHLYSNHLDQAKEQLTREPRALPKMWINPAVKDIDAFTYDDFRLENYDPHPAIKAPIAV, encoded by the coding sequence ATGCGCCAATACCTCGATCTGCTCCGCGATGTGTTGGAAAACGGCGAGTCCCGCTCCGACCGGACCGGCACCGGCACGCTTTCCATCTTCGGCCACCAGAAGCGCTACGATCTCCGCCAGGGCTTCCCGTGCCTGACGACCAAGAAGCTCCACCTCCGCTCGATCATCCATGAGCTGCTGTGGTTCCTGAAGGGCGATACGAATATCTCCTACCTGAAGGAAAACGGCGTCACCATCTGGGACGAGTGGGCGGACGAGGACGGCGATCTCGGCCCTGTGTACGGCCAGCAATGGCGCGCGTGGCAGGCGGGGGATGGACGCACCATCGACCAGATCCATCTGCTCATCGATGGACTGATCGGCAATCCGCACTCGCGCCGCCACATCGTCTCGGCCTGGAACGTCGGCGAGATCCACCGCATGGCGCTCCCGCCCTGCCATCTGCTGTTCCAGTTCTACGTCCACGAAGCCACGGAGGAAGGCGGGAAGAAAGGCCTGTCCTGCCAGCTCTACCAGCGCAGCGCGGATCTCTTCCTCGGCGTGCCGTTCAACATCGCCTCCTACGCCCTGCTCACGATGATGATCGCACAGGTCTGCGGTTATGAGGCGCGCGACTTCGTCCACACCTTCGGCGATCTCCATCTCTACAGCAACCATCTTGACCAGGCGAAGGAGCAACTCACCCGCGAGCCGCGAGCCCTGCCGAAGATGTGGATCAATCCGGCGGTGAAGGACATCGATGCCTTCACCTACGACGATTTCCGCCTGGAGAACTACGATCCGCATCCCGCGATCAAGGCCCCCATCGCCGTCTGA
- a CDS encoding dihydrofolate reductase, with translation MTRPRLTAVVAMTPDRIIGRHGTLPWHLPEDLAFFKRTTSGYPIVMGRKTYESIGRPLPKRRNIVLTRDKTWSAPGVEVIHAPDELLGLSDLGGEVFIIGGAEIYAAFMDITDALLVSHVFERHEGDTRFPEFEERFPNATVVETHETFEVRRHF, from the coding sequence ATGACCCGTCCCCGACTTACCGCCGTCGTGGCCATGACGCCCGACCGCATCATCGGCCGCCATGGCACCCTGCCCTGGCATCTGCCGGAGGACCTCGCCTTTTTCAAGCGCACCACCAGCGGTTATCCCATCGTGATGGGCCGGAAGACCTATGAGTCGATCGGCAGGCCGCTGCCGAAGCGGCGGAACATCGTGCTCACGCGGGACAAGACATGGAGCGCGCCAGGCGTGGAGGTGATCCATGCACCGGACGAACTACTAGGACTATCCGATCTCGGTGGCGAGGTGTTCATCATCGGCGGAGCGGAGATCTACGCGGCCTTCATGGACATCACGGATGCGCTGCTGGTGTCCCATGTGTTCGAACGCCATGAGGGCGACACCCGCTTTCCGGAATTCGAAGAACGGTTTCCGAATGCCACCGTCGTGGAAACGCACGAAACGTTCGAGGTCAGACGTCATTTCTAA
- a CDS encoding GYF domain-containing protein produces the protein MRIHIGKDGTQSGPFTREQVQAMLATGELRGDELAWTDGQADWVPLSTLVPVTRASADPAPYNPYAPPVIGGVPLTSIHQPGTGPSGIGGWLLFYCIALTILSPLLSLAQAVGTVGVWEKVPALRNALLVETGGVLLLVACGVVVGILLWMRHPHALKIVKAFLIVRLCSFIVIEVVALLLMQDLGPKVFEAGIGGGVGATIREVAYFLIWWFYFKKSVRVANTFPSA, from the coding sequence ATGCGGATTCACATCGGCAAAGATGGCACCCAATCCGGGCCTTTCACCAGGGAGCAGGTCCAGGCCATGCTGGCCACCGGCGAACTCCGCGGCGATGAACTCGCATGGACGGACGGGCAGGCGGACTGGGTCCCACTTTCCACGCTCGTACCAGTGACCCGGGCTTCTGCGGATCCCGCGCCCTACAATCCCTATGCTCCTCCGGTGATCGGCGGCGTCCCATTGACGTCCATCCATCAACCGGGTACCGGCCCATCCGGCATCGGCGGCTGGCTGTTGTTCTACTGCATCGCGCTGACCATCCTGAGCCCGTTGCTCTCGCTGGCTCAAGCGGTGGGAACGGTCGGCGTCTGGGAAAAAGTACCGGCACTCCGTAACGCCCTGCTCGTGGAAACCGGCGGCGTACTTCTGCTGGTGGCATGCGGCGTGGTCGTCGGCATCCTCCTGTGGATGCGACACCCGCATGCGCTGAAGATTGTCAAAGCCTTCCTCATCGTCCGGCTCTGCTCGTTCATCGTGATCGAAGTCGTCGCGCTGCTTCTGATGCAGGATCTGGGACCGAAGGTCTTCGAAGCCGGTATCGGCGGCGGGGTCGGAGCCACGATCCGCGAAGTAGCCTATTTCCTGATCTGGTGGTTCTACTTCAAGAAGTCGGTGCGCGTGGCGAATACGTTTCCGTCGGCATAG
- the rsfS gene encoding ribosome silencing factor — MALEALELAKACAKAADEIQAEDIRVWDMRGVSNLTDFMIVCSGSSMPHLRAILRDVSAHVEEWTGSRPANAEGKADTRWVVLDYIDVMVHIMHDELRDYYGLEKLWGDAKEVLWKDEPEAPASDGPEAKA, encoded by the coding sequence ATGGCACTGGAAGCACTGGAACTGGCCAAGGCATGCGCCAAGGCGGCGGATGAGATCCAAGCGGAGGATATCCGCGTCTGGGACATGCGCGGCGTGTCGAATCTCACCGACTTCATGATCGTCTGCTCCGGCTCCTCGATGCCGCACCTGCGCGCGATCCTGCGCGACGTGTCCGCCCATGTGGAGGAATGGACCGGCTCCCGCCCCGCGAATGCCGAGGGCAAGGCCGACACCCGCTGGGTGGTGCTCGATTACATCGATGTGATGGTTCACATCATGCACGACGAACTGCGCGACTACTACGGCCTCGAAAAGCTGTGGGGGGATGCGAAGGAAGTGCTGTGGAAGGACGAACCGGAAGCTCCGGCATCTGACGGTCCCGAGGCCAAGGCTTGA